CCCGCAACCGGATCATCGATCTGGCCCAGGCCAGGCAAATCGATGCCGTCCTCGTGACGGAACTGTCGCGTTGGGGCCGTTCCACACAAGACCTGCTGAACACACTCGACAAACTGGCCGGCTGGAAGGTCTCGGTTGTCGCCATGAGCGGCATGACCTTCGAACTCGACACACCGCACGGCCGCATGATGGCGACCCTGCTCGCCGGCATCGCTCAGTTCGAGCGCGATCTTCTGAGCGAGCGCGTGAAATCAGGCCTGGCCGCAGCAAAGGCACGCGGTAAGAAACTCGGCCGACAATCTGGACAACGTCCTAAATCCGATCGGCTCGCACCGAAGGTCATTGCGTTGAGCGCCGAAGGTCGCAGCTACCGATGGATCGCTCGCGATCTCGGCATCAGCAAGAATACCGTCGCGGAGATCGTCAAGCGCCGCAAGTCTTCTGAGGCTCCACAGGTGGAGACCGCATTATGACCAAGCCAGTAAGACTGCCTCGGCCCGATCCGTATCGCAAGGCGCGCTTCAGGGAAATTGCCCGGGAAATCGTTGCGAAAGACCGCTACAATCGAAAATACGGTCTGTCCGTCGATACGGCGGGCGCAATCGCCAATGCGCTTGAGAGGGCCTACCGGGAAGGCATCAACGGCGGCGAAAACAGGCCCGCTCCCATAATCGAATATCCAGACAACGGGCCAATGGATTGGGCGTTGATACCGCCACGTCCAAGAAACGCGTTCTGGAGCATCTGCCTGTTCACGCTTTCGCGCGGCGACAGGCCCGCCCGAGGCGGACGCCTTGTCCCTGCCATCACCGAACGCGGAACATCGGGATGGATGCTTGTCGTGCCCGGGCACAC
This sequence is a window from Xanthobacter dioxanivorans. Protein-coding genes within it:
- a CDS encoding recombinase family protein encodes the protein MGQRAAIYCRVSTADQSCERQVDELTAFAERGDYEVLGVFKETASGASANRTARNRIIDLAQARQIDAVLVTELSRWGRSTQDLLNTLDKLAGWKVSVVAMSGMTFELDTPHGRMMATLLAGIAQFERDLLSERVKSGLAAAKARGKKLGRQSGQRPKSDRLAPKVIALSAEGRSYRWIARDLGISKNTVAEIVKRRKSSEAPQVETAL